The following are from one region of the Rhodopirellula sp. P2 genome:
- a CDS encoding PSD1 and planctomycete cytochrome C domain-containing protein, which translates to MIWNVFASCRTFGWIAASLFLASSVLAEEPTQPAKIDFGRDIRPILSDNCFACHGPDEHDRKAGVRLDSAEGIADVIDQDDWQESLLIERISTDDSDIIMPPTAFHKPLSPEQIKLLKQWVSEGAVYASHWAFTPPRRHELPSTMGQDDAAADRDRIDQWIDVELQSLGLSSAGTADRRTLARRVSLDLTGLPPTLERVEAFVADSSPEAYENYIEELLASPDYGEHMARFWLDLVRYGDTHGLHLDNYREMWPYRDWVIDAFNQNLSFDQFITRQLAGDLLPETDEAESLSNKIASGFNRLNVTTNEGGSIYDEVFARNVIDRTDSFGTIFLGLTTGCSVCHDHKFDPITQKDYFALSAFFNSLDGRAMDGNKKDHAPVIRVPSAEQSAELTQLASDIADLDQEMAGPLPEVDVAQLQWQQSLASSEESVHANLMPSEVTTKNQGKFKQNEDGSVEWDGMPPAKDVMQIVSPLPPGTWRMLQLHARTDEEHPRVGTASNQNAVLSEIKIETRPNDQSHWTEIPIRSAKATREQSGDGFAVTKAIDGKIDATTGWAVGGHEATGDRTAWFVIPATEAPGSEKESGQIRVSLHYESVHVAHMLRQVALSLHSSTNQLPADQRVVLADSHLIGPLKIESVGKGLSETFAGENKNEFAPAQSITRDDHEYQWQPRADIVSILSNELPTLDDSPSVSVLHQLIRSPSDQSVELMLGTDDGSVLFLNGKEIAKQKPGKRKDNEFQPLANRHTLSLKKGDNHLFIRHVNRNGPATLTYALNSPTVQFAEPLTERLASLPAPAENEASPSVDWRAARTFYREVVCDHPRWTALHDMRDGMVAMQEKINQKVPTTLVWKETSKPRDAFILERGLYDAPGEKVERAVPGFLPEFPEGAPNDRLGLAQWLLREDHPLTARVAVNRFWQQLFGHGLVKSSEDFGSQGHLPSHPELLDELALDFRVSGWDVKEMMKRLVMTETYRRDATATRQMLAVDPSNRYFARGPRFRLDAETLRDQMLSVSGLLVNKRGGPSVKPPQPAGLWEAVGYTDSDTANFVPDEGEKTVRRSVYTFWKRTSAPAVMSTFDAPSRESCTARRERTNTPMQALLLLNETQAMAAARAMADEVTASPTPDPSDWDAISRKRLQSAFQRVTLRPIETNELRSLERLLADLTEHYTVQLEEARLLVGAPNPELAAWTVVMNTLLNLDEVVCK; encoded by the coding sequence ATGATTTGGAACGTCTTCGCGTCCTGTCGCACCTTTGGATGGATCGCCGCCTCGCTGTTCCTCGCAAGCTCAGTGTTGGCCGAAGAACCCACCCAACCTGCCAAGATCGATTTCGGCCGCGACATTCGCCCGATCCTTTCGGACAACTGCTTCGCCTGCCACGGTCCGGACGAGCACGACCGAAAAGCCGGTGTGCGATTGGATTCCGCCGAGGGGATCGCGGATGTCATCGATCAAGATGACTGGCAGGAGAGCTTGCTGATCGAACGGATTTCGACCGACGATTCCGACATTATCATGCCGCCAACGGCTTTTCACAAACCGTTGTCGCCCGAACAAATCAAACTGCTCAAACAATGGGTCTCCGAAGGAGCGGTTTACGCTTCGCACTGGGCGTTCACGCCGCCTCGCCGCCACGAACTGCCCTCGACCATGGGCCAAGACGATGCGGCCGCTGACAGAGATCGAATCGACCAATGGATCGATGTCGAACTGCAATCCTTGGGACTGTCCTCGGCCGGAACCGCCGATCGCAGAACACTTGCCCGTCGCGTTTCACTCGACCTGACCGGATTGCCGCCAACACTGGAACGAGTCGAAGCTTTTGTCGCTGATTCATCCCCCGAAGCCTACGAAAACTACATCGAAGAACTGCTCGCTTCGCCTGACTATGGCGAACACATGGCTCGGTTTTGGTTGGACCTGGTTCGCTATGGCGACACCCACGGGTTGCACTTGGATAACTATCGCGAAATGTGGCCGTATCGCGACTGGGTGATCGATGCCTTCAATCAAAACCTGTCGTTTGATCAGTTCATCACACGGCAACTCGCGGGCGATCTGTTGCCCGAAACCGACGAAGCGGAATCGCTGAGCAACAAGATCGCCAGTGGTTTCAACCGGTTGAATGTGACGACCAACGAAGGTGGTTCAATCTACGACGAAGTCTTCGCTCGCAACGTCATCGATCGCACGGATTCGTTCGGCACCATCTTCCTTGGCTTGACCACCGGATGCTCCGTCTGCCACGACCACAAATTCGATCCGATCACCCAGAAAGATTACTTCGCGCTGTCCGCATTTTTCAATTCGCTCGACGGGCGAGCGATGGACGGCAACAAAAAGGATCATGCCCCTGTGATCCGCGTTCCCTCCGCCGAACAATCGGCTGAACTGACGCAACTGGCGTCCGACATTGCGGACTTGGATCAGGAGATGGCGGGTCCCTTGCCAGAAGTGGATGTCGCTCAACTTCAGTGGCAACAATCCCTGGCATCCTCCGAAGAATCGGTTCACGCGAACTTGATGCCCAGCGAAGTCACCACAAAGAACCAGGGCAAGTTCAAACAGAACGAAGATGGATCGGTCGAGTGGGACGGCATGCCGCCCGCCAAAGACGTGATGCAAATCGTCTCGCCGCTGCCCCCGGGGACCTGGCGAATGTTGCAACTGCACGCGAGAACGGATGAGGAACACCCACGCGTCGGCACGGCTTCCAACCAAAACGCGGTGCTCAGCGAAATCAAAATCGAAACGCGACCCAACGATCAATCTCACTGGACCGAAATTCCAATTCGTTCCGCCAAAGCCACCCGCGAACAATCCGGTGACGGATTCGCGGTGACCAAAGCGATTGATGGCAAGATCGATGCCACGACCGGTTGGGCCGTCGGCGGTCACGAAGCCACGGGCGACCGAACGGCTTGGTTCGTGATCCCCGCCACGGAAGCCCCCGGCTCGGAAAAAGAGAGCGGGCAAATCCGGGTTTCGTTGCACTACGAATCCGTGCACGTTGCCCACATGCTTCGTCAGGTTGCTCTCTCGCTGCATTCCTCCACGAATCAATTGCCAGCTGACCAACGCGTCGTCCTGGCTGACTCGCACTTGATCGGCCCTCTGAAAATCGAGAGTGTCGGAAAGGGATTGAGCGAGACGTTCGCGGGCGAGAACAAGAACGAATTTGCCCCCGCTCAATCGATCACTCGTGACGATCACGAATACCAGTGGCAACCGCGTGCGGACATCGTTTCGATTTTGTCCAACGAACTGCCCACTCTCGATGACTCGCCCAGCGTCTCGGTGCTTCACCAACTCATTCGTTCCCCATCGGACCAATCCGTTGAACTGATGCTCGGAACAGACGACGGCAGTGTTCTGTTTCTGAATGGAAAGGAAATTGCCAAACAAAAACCAGGCAAACGGAAGGACAATGAATTTCAGCCGCTGGCAAATCGCCACACGCTGTCGTTGAAAAAGGGTGACAATCACTTGTTCATCCGGCACGTCAATCGCAACGGGCCAGCAACCTTGACTTACGCGCTCAACTCGCCAACCGTGCAGTTTGCCGAACCGCTGACGGAGCGATTGGCATCGTTGCCAGCCCCCGCCGAGAACGAAGCTTCTCCGAGCGTGGATTGGCGAGCCGCACGCACCTTCTACCGCGAGGTGGTTTGTGATCACCCTCGCTGGACCGCCCTGCATGACATGCGTGACGGCATGGTCGCGATGCAAGAGAAGATCAATCAAAAAGTCCCCACGACGCTGGTTTGGAAAGAAACCTCCAAACCTCGCGACGCGTTCATCTTGGAACGCGGGCTCTACGACGCTCCCGGCGAAAAGGTTGAGCGGGCCGTTCCTGGCTTCTTACCTGAATTCCCGGAAGGTGCCCCCAACGACCGCCTGGGATTGGCTCAGTGGTTGCTTCGCGAGGACCATCCGCTGACCGCTCGCGTCGCCGTCAATCGATTCTGGCAACAACTGTTCGGGCACGGCCTGGTGAAAAGCAGTGAAGACTTCGGCAGCCAAGGACACTTGCCTTCGCACCCAGAATTGCTGGACGAACTCGCCCTCGATTTTCGCGTGAGCGGATGGGACGTGAAGGAGATGATGAAGCGATTGGTGATGACCGAGACCTATCGCCGTGATGCGACAGCGACCCGCCAAATGCTGGCGGTGGACCCCAGCAATCGCTACTTCGCACGTGGCCCGAGATTTCGACTGGATGCGGAAACGCTCCGCGATCAAATGCTTTCCGTCTCCGGATTGCTTGTCAACAAACGCGGCGGACCGAGCGTCAAACCACCTCAGCCGGCTGGGCTTTGGGAAGCGGTGGGTTACACGGACAGTGACACGGCCAACTTCGTGCCCGACGAAGGTGAAAAAACTGTTCGCCGGAGCGTCTACACGTTTTGGAAACGGACCAGTGCCCCTGCGGTGATGTCGACCTTTGACGCACCGAGTCGCGAATCCTGCACCGCACGTCGCGAACGAACCAACACGCCCATGCAAGCCTTGCTGTTGCTCAATGAAACCCAAGCGATGGCGGCAGCGCGAGCCATGGCAGACGAGGTCACCGCCTCACCGACTCCCGATCCATCGGACTGGGACGCGATCTCACGCAAGCGACTTCAATCGGCTTTCCAACGCGTGACCCTGCGGCCGATCGAAACCAACGAACTGCGATCGCTCGAACGCTTGCTGGCCGATTTAACCGAACACTATACGGTCCAACTGGAGGAAGCCCGACTGTTGGTCGGAGCTCCCAATCCTGAACTGGCCGCATGGACCGTCGTGATGAACACCCTTTTGAACCTGGACGAGGTGGTTTGCAAATGA
- a CDS encoding serine/threonine-protein kinase, translating to MPATTRYEPVPTITYLGEQSSQCDPKLVSRYDELTRRRKMNWTGHYNLRRMLGRGGQGEVYLTEHRGTDGFTVPVAMKIFSPERFPDARSYDEAMQRIASIAARIALIQHDNLLDVQNFFERDRIRVMLMEWVDGYDLRQLVMPKCLELLRDHITPKRWKYINDVIITEGPEQSRFKPGVAVAIVRECLAALAALHRDGIVHGDVKPANIMLKRSGHAKLIDMGSSIDYRNPPKDRECTPLYAAPEVLDNLDATPRSDLASVGYVLVELLSGFNPFNNTKNLGELLQAKRELPMNLERILPEEVLRNALLMNFLRGLIAPDPTLRFISAEAAEHVEQGAAAFHRQLIIGNMSTEYDNDIRLWLEELRRLEND from the coding sequence ATGCCTGCAACCACACGCTACGAACCTGTTCCGACGATCACTTATCTCGGAGAACAATCCAGCCAATGCGATCCTAAACTGGTATCGCGTTACGATGAACTGACGCGTCGTCGGAAGATGAACTGGACTGGCCACTACAACCTTCGCCGGATGTTGGGCCGTGGCGGACAAGGCGAGGTCTACTTGACCGAGCATCGAGGCACCGACGGATTCACCGTTCCCGTTGCCATGAAGATCTTCTCGCCCGAGCGATTCCCGGACGCTCGGTCGTACGACGAAGCGATGCAACGAATCGCCTCAATCGCCGCTCGGATCGCCTTGATCCAGCATGACAATCTGCTGGACGTTCAAAACTTTTTTGAACGCGATCGCATCCGCGTGATGCTGATGGAATGGGTCGACGGATACGATCTCCGGCAACTGGTCATGCCCAAATGCCTGGAATTGCTGCGTGATCACATCACGCCCAAGCGGTGGAAATACATCAACGATGTGATCATCACCGAAGGCCCTGAACAATCTCGTTTCAAACCCGGCGTCGCCGTCGCCATCGTTCGCGAATGCTTGGCTGCGTTGGCGGCGCTGCACCGCGACGGCATCGTTCACGGGGATGTCAAACCCGCGAACATCATGCTCAAACGCAGTGGGCACGCGAAACTGATCGACATGGGATCGTCGATCGATTATCGCAACCCACCCAAGGACCGCGAATGCACACCGCTGTACGCAGCCCCCGAAGTGCTGGATAACCTCGATGCAACGCCCCGCAGTGACTTGGCCAGCGTCGGCTACGTGTTGGTGGAACTGTTGTCCGGATTCAACCCGTTCAACAACACCAAGAACTTGGGCGAATTGCTGCAAGCCAAACGCGAACTGCCAATGAATCTGGAACGGATTCTGCCCGAAGAAGTTCTGCGAAATGCTTTGTTGATGAATTTCTTGCGTGGACTGATCGCCCCCGATCCGACCCTGCGATTCATCAGTGCGGAAGCAGCGGAACACGTCGAACAGGGTGCCGCGGCATTCCATCGCCAGCTCATCATTGGCAATATGTCGACAGAATACGACAATGACATTCGTTTGTGGTTGGAAGAGCTTCGCCGGTTGGAAAACGACTGA
- a CDS encoding EamA family transporter codes for MEWMLMALVSAALLGVYDLAKKLAARDNAVPMVLFASACVATSIWGPLLIAQQFVGDAFPIEFLQVQPLTWTDHGKLLAKSVLVGASWTLALFALKHLPLSIAAPIRSTSPVWTIAIAIGVLGERPNHLQWTGIAIVVASFWLFSTLGKFEGIGFATNRWVGCMLLATLLGSFSSIYDKYLLQGGRYSPATVQAWFTIYMLPVMTPLALHWWIFQRGKATRSEEISPTAPVGSNAGNHAAELNSSKVFEKLETKRSPEAPFSKGTIGTRSASQFEFRTAVWCISPLLLAADMVYFTAMANPEALVSVISTLRRCSVVVALVLGASRLGEVNLRRKAFCVAGILLGAAMILLGK; via the coding sequence ATGGAATGGATGTTGATGGCTTTGGTGTCCGCTGCTTTGCTCGGGGTCTATGACCTGGCAAAAAAGTTGGCGGCCCGCGACAACGCGGTGCCGATGGTCCTGTTCGCCAGCGCCTGTGTCGCCACGTCGATTTGGGGGCCGCTGTTGATCGCTCAACAATTCGTGGGCGACGCCTTTCCAATTGAGTTCCTCCAAGTTCAACCGCTGACCTGGACCGACCACGGCAAACTTCTGGCCAAAAGCGTGTTGGTGGGAGCTTCGTGGACACTGGCACTGTTCGCGCTCAAACATTTGCCGCTGTCCATTGCCGCGCCGATCCGGTCGACCAGCCCGGTCTGGACGATTGCCATCGCAATTGGTGTTCTGGGCGAACGCCCGAACCACCTGCAGTGGACCGGCATCGCAATCGTGGTCGCTTCGTTCTGGCTGTTCTCCACGCTGGGCAAATTTGAAGGCATCGGCTTTGCGACCAATCGCTGGGTCGGCTGCATGTTGTTGGCCACGCTGCTGGGTTCGTTCAGCTCGATTTACGACAAATACCTGCTGCAAGGCGGCCGTTACAGTCCCGCGACGGTTCAGGCCTGGTTCACGATTTACATGCTTCCTGTGATGACACCCCTGGCTCTGCATTGGTGGATCTTCCAGCGTGGGAAGGCAACACGCTCAGAAGAAATTTCTCCGACCGCCCCGGTGGGCTCAAATGCCGGCAATCATGCGGCGGAATTGAATTCTTCGAAAGTTTTTGAAAAACTGGAGACAAAACGCTCTCCCGAGGCCCCTTTCTCCAAGGGAACCATCGGCACTCGGTCTGCGTCTCAATTTGAGTTCCGAACGGCGGTTTGGTGCATCAGCCCCCTGCTCCTGGCGGCAGACATGGTCTATTTCACCGCGATGGCGAACCCCGAAGCATTGGTTTCTGTCATTTCGACGCTGCGGAGATGCAGCGTCGTTGTCGCGTTGGTATTGGGCGCATCACGATTGGGTGAGGTGAATCTTCGTCGAAAAGCATTTTGTGTGGCGGGCATCCTATTGGGTGCAGCCATGATTCTGTTGGGAAAGTAG
- the trpD gene encoding anthranilate phosphoribosyltransferase → MTDFSTDPSLSFSDAIDLARGGNDLSAEQTGGLIDAMLQGAANEEQVGQLLLALREKGEAVSELVGAARAMRKHMTRIDHDHDVLLDTCGTGGSGSGTFNISTAVAILAAACGVAVAKHGNRRATSKTGSADVLECLGVKIESEPDQVSRRLNDIGICFCFAAKLHPAMRHVVSVRRQLAVPTLFNLLGPLCNPAGATHQLLGTAAPETQAKIAAALAELDTQRSYVLHAEDGQDEVSLDGATSCIEVASGTQQNHTWTPADFGLTPVHQNALAAADPPESAEIIRNLFAGSPGPQRDTVLAGCAAALCLVGRASSLAEGVRLAADAIDSGAAQDKLKQLAE, encoded by the coding sequence ATGACTGATTTTTCGACTGATCCTTCGCTCTCCTTTTCGGATGCCATCGACCTCGCTCGCGGTGGCAATGATTTGTCGGCGGAGCAAACCGGTGGCTTGATCGACGCGATGCTGCAAGGTGCGGCGAACGAGGAGCAGGTCGGGCAATTGTTGCTGGCCCTGCGTGAAAAGGGCGAGGCGGTCAGCGAATTGGTCGGTGCGGCGAGAGCGATGCGAAAGCACATGACTCGAATCGATCACGACCATGACGTGTTGCTTGATACGTGCGGCACGGGCGGCAGCGGATCTGGGACGTTCAATATCTCCACTGCGGTGGCGATTTTAGCCGCGGCGTGCGGTGTCGCGGTGGCCAAGCATGGCAATCGCCGTGCGACCAGCAAGACAGGCTCGGCCGATGTGCTGGAATGCTTGGGCGTCAAAATCGAATCCGAACCGGATCAGGTGTCCCGCCGACTCAATGACATCGGCATCTGTTTTTGCTTCGCAGCCAAGTTGCACCCCGCGATGCGGCACGTGGTGTCGGTTCGGCGCCAGCTTGCTGTGCCGACACTGTTTAACTTGCTCGGACCGCTTTGCAATCCGGCGGGGGCGACGCATCAATTGCTCGGCACCGCCGCTCCTGAGACTCAAGCCAAGATTGCAGCGGCGCTTGCAGAACTGGACACGCAGCGAAGCTATGTTTTGCACGCCGAGGATGGGCAAGACGAAGTGTCGCTCGACGGTGCCACATCTTGCATCGAAGTGGCCTCCGGCACTCAGCAGAACCACACTTGGACGCCGGCTGATTTTGGTTTGACCCCCGTGCATCAAAACGCCCTGGCCGCTGCCGACCCGCCGGAGTCAGCGGAGATCATTCGCAACCTCTTCGCGGGCAGTCCTGGGCCGCAACGCGACACGGTGCTGGCAGGTTGTGCCGCGGCTCTGTGTCTTGTCGGGCGAGCCTCGTCTCTCGCGGAAGGCGTGCGTTTGGCAGCGGACGCGATCGATTCCGGTGCGGCCCAAGACAAACTGAAACAGCTTGCCGAGTGA
- a CDS encoding DUF1501 domain-containing protein, which produces MSRSEFPCEDWNALTQSPLMSSALQQRMQHLTRRSLFSNAAAGLGAAALASMPGMARAVDSQSVSLDAPPAGPSGSGVPGQPGLPHHEPAAKRAIYLFMSGAPSQMDMWDHKPQMADWFDKDLPESIRQGQRLTTMTSGQSRFPIAPSIYQFSPHGANGTMASELIPHMAKKVDEIALVKSMYTEAINHDPAITYICTGNQLPGKASLGSWLSYGLGTENEDLPAFLVMTASWTGRKQAQALYNRLWGSGYLPSKYQGVALRSAGDPVLYLSNPAGIDPGVRRRMLDTLEELNRNTLDRWHDPETEARIAQYEMAFKMQTSVPELTDLSDEPQHVLDLYGPDVTNPGTFANCCLMARRMAERGVRFTQIFHRGWDQHGALPKDLPNQCRDTDQPSAGLLTDLKQRGLLDDTLVVWGGEFGRTIYCQGALTKTNYGRDHHPKCFSIWMAGAGIKQGVVHGETDEFSYNIVRDGVHIRDLNATILNQMGIDHERFTYPFQGLDQRLTGVEEARVVRELLA; this is translated from the coding sequence ATGAGTCGCTCTGAATTCCCCTGCGAGGACTGGAACGCACTGACACAATCACCTTTGATGTCGTCCGCCCTGCAGCAACGCATGCAGCATCTGACCCGCCGGTCCCTGTTTTCCAACGCCGCGGCGGGACTCGGTGCCGCCGCCCTGGCCTCGATGCCAGGGATGGCTCGCGCCGTCGACAGCCAATCGGTTTCGCTCGACGCACCTCCCGCTGGCCCCTCGGGCTCCGGCGTCCCCGGACAACCTGGATTGCCACACCACGAACCGGCCGCCAAACGAGCGATCTACTTGTTCATGTCGGGTGCCCCCAGCCAAATGGACATGTGGGATCACAAACCACAAATGGCCGATTGGTTTGACAAGGATTTGCCCGAGTCCATTCGGCAAGGCCAACGCTTGACGACGATGACGAGTGGCCAGTCTCGCTTTCCGATTGCGCCCAGCATCTACCAGTTCAGCCCGCACGGTGCCAACGGCACAATGGCCAGCGAACTGATCCCGCACATGGCCAAGAAGGTGGACGAGATCGCCCTGGTCAAATCGATGTACACCGAGGCGATCAATCACGATCCCGCGATCACCTACATCTGCACCGGCAATCAGTTGCCCGGCAAAGCGTCCTTGGGATCGTGGTTGAGCTACGGACTGGGGACCGAAAACGAAGACCTGCCTGCATTTCTGGTGATGACCGCGTCATGGACCGGGCGGAAACAGGCCCAAGCGCTTTACAACCGACTTTGGGGAAGCGGGTACCTGCCCAGCAAGTACCAAGGCGTCGCACTGCGAAGTGCGGGTGACCCAGTGCTGTATCTTTCCAATCCCGCCGGCATCGACCCCGGTGTCAGGCGCCGGATGCTGGACACACTGGAGGAACTCAATCGCAACACGCTCGACCGCTGGCACGATCCTGAAACCGAAGCCCGGATCGCGCAGTACGAAATGGCGTTCAAGATGCAAACCAGCGTTCCTGAACTCACCGACTTGAGCGATGAACCGCAACACGTGCTCGATCTCTACGGTCCCGACGTCACCAACCCTGGCACCTTTGCGAACTGTTGCTTGATGGCACGCCGGATGGCCGAACGGGGTGTTCGCTTCACCCAAATTTTCCATCGTGGCTGGGACCAACACGGGGCCCTGCCGAAGGATCTCCCCAACCAATGCCGCGACACCGATCAGCCTTCCGCGGGTCTACTCACCGACCTGAAGCAGCGAGGATTGCTCGATGACACACTGGTGGTCTGGGGCGGCGAATTTGGCCGCACAATTTACTGCCAGGGTGCGTTGACCAAAACCAACTACGGCCGAGACCACCACCCGAAGTGTTTTTCGATCTGGATGGCCGGCGCCGGCATCAAGCAAGGCGTGGTGCACGGCGAGACGGACGAGTTCAGCTACAACATTGTTCGCGACGGGGTTCACATCCGCGATCTGAACGCCACGATTCTGAACCAGATGGGAATCGATCACGAACGCTTCACCTACCCGTTCCAAGGGCTGGACCAACGTTTGACGGGCGTGGAAGAAGCTCGCGTCGTTCGCGAATTACTCGCTTAG
- a CDS encoding inositol monophosphatase family protein encodes MDTAHLRLAVDAARAGAAELMSRRIDRVVSEKAPKDLVTDADLASQKAIREMLTQAYPEYAFVGEEEGENDPPANVRAGDPDAPPCWVVDPLDGTINFVHRLQSFAVSIGLYAAGKMRLGVIYDPTRDEMFTAIDGQGAHCNGQKMSASGCTKMDESLVACSFRAGVTADSPEVTRFVKVLEKCRSLRRLGSCALNMCYVADGRLDGYWATNVAAWDSAAGTVIARESGAILEGYGGAEFDDWNPKFCVSATPQLQSLLTQQLSDT; translated from the coding sequence ATGGACACTGCCCATTTGAGGCTGGCCGTTGACGCGGCGCGCGCCGGAGCCGCTGAATTGATGTCACGACGCATCGATCGCGTCGTCAGCGAGAAGGCTCCCAAAGACCTGGTCACCGACGCCGACCTCGCGTCGCAAAAAGCGATCCGCGAAATGCTGACCCAGGCCTACCCGGAATACGCCTTTGTTGGCGAGGAGGAAGGCGAAAACGATCCGCCCGCCAACGTGCGTGCTGGGGATCCCGACGCTCCCCCGTGCTGGGTCGTCGATCCCCTGGACGGAACGATCAATTTCGTCCATCGACTGCAAAGCTTCGCTGTTTCAATCGGCTTGTACGCCGCGGGCAAAATGCGTTTGGGGGTCATCTATGATCCCACGCGAGATGAAATGTTCACCGCGATCGATGGACAAGGCGCCCACTGCAACGGACAAAAAATGTCCGCCAGCGGATGCACGAAGATGGATGAAAGTTTGGTTGCCTGCAGCTTTCGAGCGGGTGTGACGGCGGATTCACCGGAGGTCACTCGGTTCGTGAAGGTGCTCGAAAAATGTCGTTCGCTGCGACGTTTGGGTTCATGCGCGCTGAACATGTGCTACGTCGCTGATGGACGACTGGATGGTTACTGGGCCACCAACGTCGCCGCCTGGGACTCCGCTGCCGGAACCGTCATCGCTCGTGAATCGGGGGCCATCCTGGAAGGCTATGGCGGCGCGGAATTCGATGATTGGAATCCCAAGTTCTGCGTGTCGGCCACACCGCAACTGCAGTCGCTTCTGACCCAGCAATTGAGCGACACATGA
- a CDS encoding nucleoside hydrolase, which translates to MTRKIIIDCDPGIDDAIALTMALFDPRLDVVAITPTAGTVDAAQANINAMGIVTLLDPARYPQLGTAIAPSDPPMQDDSHLNGPDGLGGINFPSATRQNDHSSDKLMADLIRRHPDEITIVCLGPLTNLARLCRMDPAVLPLIDKVVISGGAVSHCGNASAVSEMNFFFDPSSAKQVLASATTKSLVPLDVTDAVTFGVDLLEKLPPISTRAGALLHKILPYKFRVSHQKLGREVIPLQDATTLISVIEPEMFQWDEMAGDVEVNGDLTRGMTVFDRRLRPEWSVNMEVARRASTSDVRDAIVRGIRYAGQQTR; encoded by the coding sequence ATGACTAGAAAGATCATCATCGACTGCGACCCCGGAATCGACGACGCCATTGCTTTGACGATGGCTCTGTTTGATCCTCGACTCGACGTTGTCGCGATCACACCGACCGCGGGAACCGTTGATGCCGCTCAGGCGAACATCAATGCAATGGGAATCGTCACCCTGTTGGACCCTGCCCGGTACCCACAACTGGGAACCGCGATCGCGCCCAGTGATCCACCAATGCAGGACGACAGTCACCTGAACGGGCCCGATGGCTTGGGGGGAATCAACTTTCCATCCGCGACTCGTCAAAACGATCATTCCAGTGACAAGCTGATGGCCGACTTGATTCGTCGCCATCCGGACGAAATCACCATCGTCTGCTTGGGACCGCTGACCAACTTGGCACGTCTTTGCAGAATGGATCCGGCCGTCCTGCCCTTGATCGACAAAGTGGTCATCAGCGGCGGAGCGGTCTCGCACTGCGGCAACGCGAGCGCGGTGTCCGAGATGAACTTCTTCTTTGATCCCTCCAGCGCCAAACAGGTCCTGGCATCGGCAACGACCAAGAGTTTGGTTCCATTGGATGTGACGGACGCGGTCACCTTTGGCGTGGACTTGCTCGAAAAACTGCCCCCCATCAGCACGCGTGCGGGAGCCTTGCTCCATAAAATCCTGCCCTACAAATTCCGTGTCTCGCATCAAAAACTGGGTCGCGAAGTCATTCCATTGCAAGACGCCACCACGTTGATCTCCGTCATCGAACCCGAGATGTTCCAGTGGGATGAGATGGCTGGCGACGTGGAAGTCAACGGCGACCTGACGCGTGGCATGACGGTCTTCGATCGCCGCTTGCGTCCGGAATGGAGTGTCAACATGGAAGTGGCTCGGCGAGCCAGCACATCCGACGTTCGGGATGCCATCGTGCGAGGCATTCGCTACGCCGGCCAACAAACCCGCTAG
- a CDS encoding flavin reductase family protein: MIIDPNDVSISAVYESMVALITPRPIAWVSTLSPDGVANLAPYSFFGGVGANPPTVMFCPVNRLDGTAKDTLANVRANGQFVVNVVTEEFAESMKKTAADVRPDEDEFVLTGLQKAPSVKVDVPRVADVVAAMECEMLTSMQLGPGRGGANLVVGRIVSFYVADSVTGKNGLPDPERIFTIGRMGGPRYTRTRDRFE, encoded by the coding sequence ATGATCATCGATCCCAATGATGTTTCGATCAGCGCGGTCTATGAATCCATGGTCGCGTTGATCACGCCTCGCCCGATTGCCTGGGTCTCGACCCTGTCGCCGGACGGTGTTGCGAACCTCGCTCCGTACAGTTTCTTCGGTGGTGTTGGTGCCAACCCGCCGACGGTGATGTTTTGTCCGGTCAATCGCTTGGACGGAACCGCCAAGGACACGCTCGCCAATGTTCGCGCGAACGGCCAGTTCGTGGTGAACGTTGTCACGGAGGAATTTGCGGAATCAATGAAAAAAACGGCGGCGGACGTGCGGCCCGATGAAGACGAATTCGTCCTGACCGGTTTGCAAAAGGCACCTTCGGTCAAAGTCGATGTGCCTCGCGTTGCCGATGTGGTCGCCGCGATGGAATGTGAAATGTTGACGTCCATGCAATTGGGCCCCGGCCGGGGAGGTGCCAACCTGGTTGTCGGACGCATCGTCTCCTTCTACGTCGCAGATTCCGTGACAGGAAAGAATGGATTGCCAGATCCCGAAAGAATTTTCACGATTGGTCGAATGGGTGGCCCGAGATACACACGGACTCGGGACCGCTTCGAATGA